The proteins below are encoded in one region of Limnochorda pilosa:
- the rplV gene encoding 50S ribosomal protein L22, with protein MEARAVARYQRISPRKARLAADLIRGRSVREAEAILRFTPKKAAELFSAVLRSAVSNAENNLSLDRGELVVSQAYVDEGPTLKRIMPRARGMANRIRKRTSHITVVVSDKR; from the coding sequence GTGGAAGCACGTGCCGTGGCGCGGTATCAGCGCATTTCGCCCCGCAAGGCGCGCCTGGCCGCCGACCTCATTCGGGGACGTTCGGTGCGGGAGGCGGAGGCGATCCTGCGCTTCACGCCCAAGAAGGCGGCCGAGCTCTTCTCGGCGGTGTTGCGCTCCGCGGTCTCGAACGCTGAGAACAACCTGAGCCTGGACCGCGGGGAGCTCGTGGTTAGTCAGGCCTACGTCGACGAGGGCCCCACCCTGAAGCGGATCATGCCGAGGGCGCGGGGCATGGCCAACCGGATTCGGAAGCGGACGAGCCACATCACGGTGGTGGTCTCGGACAAGCGGTGA
- the rpsS gene encoding 30S ribosomal protein S19 encodes MSRSLKKGPYAHPSLLRKVERMNETGKKQVIKTWSRASTIFPEMVGHTFAVHDGRRHVPVYVTEEMVGHKLGEFAPTRTFRGHGAHTERSTALK; translated from the coding sequence ATGAGCCGGTCGCTGAAGAAGGGACCGTACGCTCACCCGAGCCTCCTGAGGAAAGTGGAGCGGATGAACGAGACGGGGAAGAAGCAGGTCATCAAGACCTGGTCGCGGGCCTCGACCATCTTCCCCGAGATGGTGGGCCACACCTTTGCCGTTCACGACGGGCGACGGCACGTGCCGGTGTACGTCACCGAAGAGATGGTGGGCCACAAGCTGGGCGAGTTTGCGCCGACCCGGACCTTTCGGGGGCACGGAGCTCACACCGAGCGTTCGACGGCGCTGAAGTAA
- the rplB gene encoding 50S ribosomal protein L2, translating into MPVKKFKPTTPGRRQMMGSTFSEVTRTRPERSLVQGKPATGGRNAAGRVTLRFRGGGHKRRYRVIDFKRDKDGVPAKVASIEYDPFRSARIALLHYADGEKRYILAPVGLEVGQKVESGPDADIRVGNALPLRRIPMGTVVHNVELHIGKGGQMARAAGTSAQLVAKEEPYATLRLPSGEMRMVHLDCRATIGQVGNVEHENEVLGKAGRKRWLGKRPHQRGVVMNPVDHPHGGGEGKAPVGMPGPVTPWGKPTLGAKTRKRHKPSNRLIVRRRKR; encoded by the coding sequence ATGCCGGTCAAGAAGTTCAAGCCGACCACCCCCGGACGGCGGCAGATGATGGGGTCGACCTTCAGCGAGGTAACGCGCACCCGCCCGGAGCGCTCGCTGGTGCAGGGGAAGCCGGCCACGGGCGGGAGGAACGCTGCAGGCCGCGTCACGCTCCGGTTCCGGGGCGGGGGGCACAAGCGGCGCTACCGGGTGATCGACTTCAAGCGCGACAAGGATGGGGTTCCCGCCAAGGTCGCGAGCATCGAGTACGACCCGTTCCGCTCGGCGCGGATTGCGCTCTTGCACTACGCGGATGGGGAGAAGCGGTACATCCTGGCGCCCGTGGGGCTCGAGGTGGGTCAGAAGGTGGAGTCGGGCCCTGACGCGGACATCCGGGTGGGGAACGCGCTGCCGCTGCGGCGGATCCCCATGGGCACCGTGGTGCACAACGTGGAGCTCCACATCGGCAAGGGCGGCCAGATGGCGCGGGCGGCGGGCACCAGCGCCCAGCTGGTGGCGAAGGAGGAGCCCTACGCCACCCTTCGCCTGCCGTCAGGCGAGATGCGGATGGTCCACCTCGACTGCAGGGCCACCATCGGCCAGGTGGGCAACGTGGAGCACGAGAACGAGGTACTGGGCAAGGCCGGGCGCAAGCGCTGGCTGGGCAAGCGCCCGCACCAGCGGGGTGTGGTGATGAATCCGGTGGACCACCCCCACGGCGGCGGCGAGGGCAAGGCGCCTGTGGGCATGCCCGGGCCGGTGACGCCCTGGGGGAAGCCCACCCTGGGTGCCAAGACCCGGAAGCGGCACAAGCCGTCGAACCGGCTGATCGTGCGGCGCCGGAAGCGCTAG
- the rplW gene encoding 50S ribosomal protein L23, whose product MHPYDVIRRPVVTERTTAGMEGNKYTFEVDLRATKTQVKLAVEQIFKVRVVKVNTTRVPGKVRRRGRTEGRTPDWKKAVVTLAEGDRISIVEGL is encoded by the coding sequence ATGCATCCGTACGACGTGATCAGGCGGCCGGTGGTGACTGAACGGACCACGGCCGGCATGGAGGGTAACAAGTACACGTTCGAGGTCGACCTCCGGGCCACCAAGACCCAGGTGAAGTTGGCGGTGGAGCAGATCTTCAAGGTGCGGGTGGTGAAGGTGAACACCACCCGCGTGCCGGGAAAGGTTCGCCGGCGGGGCCGCACGGAGGGCCGCACTCCGGACTGGAAGAAGGCGGTCGTCACCCTTGCGGAGGGCGACCGGATCTCGATCGTCGAGGGCCTGTAG
- the rplD gene encoding 50S ribosomal protein L4 → MPKVDVYDVNGQVVGEEELTEEIFGAPVNHALLHQAIRVYLANRRAGTASTRTRGEVRGGGRKPWRQKGTGRARHGSIRSPIWRGGGVVFGPKPRSHRLLMPKKARRQALRSALSAKLRDGELTVLDRLELPELKTKAVAQVLERLAGGRKPLLVIPEPDAGVRRAARNLPGVRTVVASCLNTYEVLDSSRVLLTRDAVRKVEEVLRPHASVRRDQAAGGD, encoded by the coding sequence ATGCCGAAGGTCGACGTTTACGACGTGAACGGCCAGGTGGTGGGTGAGGAGGAGCTGACGGAGGAGATCTTCGGCGCGCCCGTGAACCACGCCCTCCTCCACCAGGCGATTCGGGTCTACCTGGCCAATCGCCGGGCCGGTACCGCGTCCACCCGCACCCGCGGCGAGGTGCGGGGTGGTGGCCGCAAGCCGTGGCGTCAGAAGGGCACGGGGCGCGCGCGGCACGGAAGCATTCGCTCGCCCATCTGGCGGGGGGGCGGCGTGGTCTTCGGGCCCAAGCCCCGGAGCCACCGGCTGTTGATGCCGAAGAAGGCGCGCCGCCAGGCGCTGCGCAGCGCGCTCTCCGCGAAGCTGCGGGATGGCGAGCTGACCGTCCTCGACCGGCTGGAGCTGCCTGAGCTGAAGACGAAGGCGGTGGCGCAGGTGCTCGAGCGCCTCGCCGGCGGGCGCAAGCCGCTCCTGGTGATTCCCGAGCCCGATGCCGGCGTCCGCCGCGCGGCCCGGAACCTGCCGGGTGTGCGGACGGTGGTGGCCTCGTGCCTCAACACCTACGAGGTGCTGGACAGCTCGCGGGTCCTCCTCACCCGGGACGCGGTGAGGAAGGTGGAGGAGGTGCTCAGACCCCATGCATCCGTACGACGTGATCAGGCGGCCGGTGGTGACTGA
- the rplC gene encoding 50S ribosomal protein L3, translating to MSRGILGRKLGMTQIFDESGRAVAVTVIEAGPCRVVAKRTPEQNRYRAVQLGFEEARPNRVTRAEAGHAKKAGVPTPRVLREIRTVEGRGIDGLQVGETVRADVFQVGDRVDVTGISKGKGFAGTVKRWNFNRGPMSHGSMYHRRVGSLNATDPQRVFKGRKMPGRMGGKRRTVQSLQVVQVDPERNLLLVQGAVPGPRRGLLIIRESVRTR from the coding sequence ATGTCGCGGGGCATTTTGGGCCGGAAGCTGGGCATGACGCAGATCTTCGACGAGTCGGGCCGGGCCGTGGCAGTGACCGTGATCGAGGCGGGCCCCTGCCGGGTGGTCGCCAAGCGCACCCCGGAGCAGAACCGGTATCGCGCCGTACAGCTTGGCTTCGAGGAGGCGCGCCCCAACCGGGTGACCCGGGCGGAAGCCGGGCACGCGAAGAAGGCCGGCGTTCCCACGCCACGGGTGCTGCGGGAGATCCGCACCGTGGAGGGCCGGGGGATCGACGGCCTCCAGGTGGGCGAGACCGTGCGCGCGGACGTCTTCCAGGTGGGCGACCGGGTGGACGTGACCGGCATCAGCAAAGGCAAGGGGTTCGCGGGCACGGTGAAGCGCTGGAACTTCAACCGGGGCCCCATGAGCCACGGTTCCATGTACCACCGGAGGGTCGGCTCCCTGAACGCCACGGACCCGCAGCGAGTCTTCAAGGGCCGGAAGATGCCAGGCCGGATGGGCGGCAAGCGGCGTACGGTGCAGTCGCTTCAGGTGGTGCAGGTCGATCCCGAACGGAACCTGCTGCTGGTGCAGGGGGCGGTTCCGGGGCCCCGCCGGGGCCTGCTGATCATCCGGGAATCGGTGCGCACGCGCTGA
- the rpsJ gene encoding 30S ribosomal protein S10: MAKQRIRIRLKAFDHKLLDGSAEQIVETARRTGALVSGPIPMPTERTVFTVLRSPHVHKDSREQFEMRTHKRLIDILEPTSKTVDALMRLDLPAGVDIEIKV, encoded by the coding sequence ATGGCCAAGCAACGCATCCGTATCCGCCTGAAGGCCTTCGACCACAAGCTGCTCGACGGTTCGGCCGAGCAGATCGTGGAGACGGCTCGGCGGACGGGCGCCCTGGTGTCGGGCCCGATCCCGATGCCCACCGAGCGTACGGTCTTCACGGTGTTGCGCTCGCCGCACGTGCACAAGGATTCGCGGGAGCAGTTCGAGATGCGCACGCACAAGCGCCTGATCGACATCCTGGAGCCCACGTCCAAGACCGTCGACGCGCTCATGCGGCTCGACCTTCCCGCAGGGGTCGACATCGAGATCAAGGTCTGA
- the tuf gene encoding elongation factor Tu, with amino-acid sequence MAKQKFERTKPHVNVGTIGHVDHGKTTLTSAITLYLAQQGKAQAKRFEEIDNAPEERERGITINTAHVEYETDARHYAHVDCPGHADYVKNMITGAAQMDGAILVVSAADGPMPQTREHILLARQVGVPAIVVFLNKADMVDDPELMELVEVEVRDLLNEYEFPGDEIPVVAGSALKALEELQAGQPGEWCQKLQQLLDAVDSYVPTPERDVNKPFLMPVEDVFTITGRGTVATGRVDRGTIKVGDEVEIVGLEEKARKTVATGVEMFRKLLDRAEAGDNIGVLLRGVDRDEVERGQVLAKPGSITPHTKFEAEVYVLSKEEGGRHTPFFQGYRPQFYFRTTDVTGVIELPEGTEMVMPGDNVRLKAELITPIAMEEGLRFAIREGGRTVGAGVVTKILG; translated from the coding sequence ATGGCGAAGCAGAAGTTCGAGCGGACGAAGCCGCACGTGAACGTGGGGACGATCGGGCACGTGGACCACGGGAAGACGACGCTGACGTCGGCGATCACGCTGTACCTGGCGCAGCAGGGGAAGGCGCAGGCGAAGAGGTTCGAGGAGATCGACAACGCTCCTGAGGAGAGGGAGCGGGGGATCACGATCAACACGGCGCACGTGGAGTACGAGACGGACGCGAGGCACTATGCGCACGTGGACTGCCCGGGGCATGCGGACTACGTGAAGAACATGATCACGGGAGCGGCGCAGATGGACGGGGCGATCCTGGTGGTGAGCGCCGCGGACGGTCCGATGCCGCAGACGCGGGAGCACATCCTGCTGGCGAGGCAGGTAGGGGTGCCGGCGATCGTGGTCTTCCTGAACAAGGCGGACATGGTGGACGACCCGGAGCTGATGGAGCTGGTGGAGGTCGAGGTGCGGGACCTGCTGAACGAGTACGAGTTTCCGGGGGATGAGATCCCGGTGGTGGCGGGTTCGGCGCTGAAGGCGCTGGAGGAGCTGCAGGCGGGGCAGCCGGGGGAATGGTGCCAGAAGCTGCAGCAGTTGCTGGATGCGGTGGACAGCTACGTTCCGACGCCGGAGCGGGATGTGAACAAGCCGTTCCTGATGCCCGTGGAGGATGTGTTCACGATCACGGGGCGGGGGACGGTGGCGACGGGCCGGGTGGACCGAGGGACGATCAAGGTGGGGGACGAGGTCGAGATCGTCGGGTTGGAGGAGAAGGCGCGCAAGACGGTGGCGACGGGCGTGGAGATGTTCCGGAAGCTGCTGGACCGAGCGGAGGCGGGGGACAACATCGGGGTGCTGCTGCGAGGGGTCGACCGGGACGAGGTGGAGCGGGGGCAGGTGCTGGCGAAGCCGGGGTCGATCACGCCGCACACGAAGTTCGAAGCCGAGGTGTACGTGCTGTCGAAGGAGGAAGGCGGGAGGCACACGCCGTTCTTCCAGGGGTACCGGCCGCAGTTCTACTTCCGGACGACGGACGTGACGGGGGTGATCGAGCTGCCGGAGGGGACGGAGATGGTGATGCCCGGGGACAACGTGAGGCTGAAGGCGGAGCTGATCACGCCCATCGCCATGGAGGAAGGGCTGCGCTTCGCCATCCGCGAGGGCGGCCGCACCGTCGGCGCCGGTGTCGTCACCAAGATCCTGGGCTGA
- the fusA gene encoding elongation factor G yields MARPAPIEQIRNIGIMAHIDAGKTTTTERILFYAGRIHRMGEVHEGAATMDWMVQERERGITITAAATTCQWRGCTINIIDTPGHVDFTVEVERSLRVLDGAVAIFDAVAGVEPQSENVWRQADKYEVPRIAYVNKMDRVGADFAAAVGSMRERLGANAVPVQLPIGAEERFQGIVDLIENKAIHYLDDLGTRSEATEVPPEMAADVERARQEMIEAIVENDDDLTARYLEGEEIPPADLRRALRAACLSGRVVPVLCGSSFKNKGVQLLLDAITYFLPSPADLPPVKGHRPNTDELEERPLSDEAPLTALAFKIAADPYVGKLAYVRVYGGVLKAGSYVYNSTKDRKERIGRVLRMHANHREELAEAYAGDIVGCVGLKDVSTGDTLCDPDRPIVLERLVFPEPVIDQAIEPKTRADQDKLGIALQRLAEEDPTFHVQTDEETGQTLIRGMGELHLEIIVDRLLREFNVNANIGRPQVAYRETIRKAVKQEGKFVRQTGGHGQYGHVVLEIEPTAPGEGFAFESKIVGGVVPREYVPAVEAGVREAMTSGVLAGYPVVDVRVALVDGSYHEVDSSEQAFRIAASMGFREGLKKASPMLLEPLMRVEVVTPEEFLGDVMGDLNARRGRIEGMAPRGNAQVVRAVVPLAEMFGYATDLRSMTQGRATYSMQFDHYAQVPESLERTIVEQKA; encoded by the coding sequence TTGGCTCGACCTGCTCCTATTGAGCAGATCCGGAACATAGGGATCATGGCCCACATCGACGCGGGCAAGACCACCACCACCGAGCGGATCCTCTTTTACGCGGGCCGGATCCACAGGATGGGTGAGGTTCACGAGGGTGCCGCCACCATGGACTGGATGGTCCAGGAGCGGGAGCGGGGGATCACCATCACCGCGGCCGCGACCACCTGCCAGTGGCGGGGGTGCACCATCAACATCATTGATACGCCCGGGCACGTGGACTTCACGGTGGAAGTGGAGCGTTCGTTGCGGGTGCTCGATGGAGCCGTCGCCATCTTCGACGCGGTTGCCGGCGTGGAACCCCAGTCCGAGAACGTCTGGCGCCAGGCCGACAAGTACGAGGTGCCCCGCATCGCGTACGTCAACAAGATGGACCGGGTCGGCGCGGACTTCGCTGCCGCCGTGGGGTCCATGCGGGAGCGGCTCGGCGCCAACGCCGTGCCCGTCCAGCTTCCCATCGGCGCCGAGGAGAGGTTCCAGGGTATCGTGGACTTGATCGAGAACAAGGCGATCCACTACCTGGACGACCTGGGCACCCGGAGCGAGGCCACGGAGGTCCCGCCGGAGATGGCCGCAGACGTCGAGCGCGCTCGGCAGGAGATGATCGAGGCCATCGTCGAGAACGACGACGACCTGACCGCCCGCTACTTGGAAGGCGAGGAGATCCCTCCCGCCGACCTCCGGCGGGCCCTGAGGGCGGCCTGCCTGAGCGGGCGGGTGGTCCCCGTACTCTGCGGATCTTCCTTCAAGAACAAGGGCGTTCAGCTCCTGCTGGACGCGATCACCTACTTCCTGCCCTCGCCGGCCGACCTGCCGCCCGTGAAGGGTCATCGCCCGAACACCGACGAGCTGGAGGAGCGGCCCCTCAGCGACGAGGCGCCCCTGACCGCCCTGGCCTTCAAGATCGCCGCCGACCCCTACGTCGGGAAGCTGGCCTACGTGCGTGTCTACGGGGGGGTCCTGAAGGCCGGCAGCTACGTGTACAACAGCACCAAGGACCGGAAGGAGCGGATCGGCCGGGTCCTGCGCATGCACGCCAACCACCGCGAGGAGCTCGCGGAGGCCTACGCGGGGGATATCGTGGGCTGCGTCGGCCTCAAGGACGTGAGCACCGGCGACACCTTGTGCGACCCGGACCGTCCCATCGTCCTGGAACGGCTCGTCTTCCCGGAGCCGGTGATCGACCAGGCCATCGAACCCAAGACCAGGGCAGACCAGGACAAGCTGGGGATCGCTCTGCAGCGCCTGGCCGAAGAGGACCCGACCTTCCACGTCCAGACCGACGAGGAGACCGGGCAGACCCTCATTCGCGGCATGGGCGAGCTGCACCTGGAGATCATCGTCGACCGGCTCCTGCGGGAGTTCAACGTGAACGCCAACATCGGCCGGCCCCAGGTGGCCTATCGTGAGACGATCCGGAAGGCGGTCAAGCAGGAAGGGAAGTTCGTCCGCCAGACCGGCGGGCACGGCCAGTACGGCCACGTGGTGCTGGAGATCGAACCCACCGCTCCGGGCGAGGGGTTCGCGTTCGAGAGCAAGATCGTGGGAGGCGTGGTCCCCAGGGAGTATGTCCCGGCGGTGGAGGCCGGCGTGCGGGAGGCCATGACCTCCGGCGTGCTCGCCGGGTATCCGGTGGTGGACGTGCGTGTCGCGCTGGTGGACGGATCCTACCACGAGGTCGACTCCTCCGAGCAGGCGTTCAGGATAGCCGCTTCCATGGGCTTCCGCGAAGGGCTCAAGAAGGCGTCGCCCATGCTCCTCGAACCTCTGATGCGGGTCGAGGTGGTGACACCCGAGGAGTTCCTCGGCGACGTCATGGGAGACCTCAACGCTCGCCGAGGTCGCATCGAGGGGATGGCGCCCAGAGGGAACGCGCAGGTGGTCCGGGCGGTGGTTCCGCTGGCGGAGATGTTCGGCTACGCCACCGACCTCCGTTCGATGACCCAGGGGCGGGCCACGTACAGCATGCAGTTCGACCACTACGCCCAGGTGCCTGAGAGCCTGGAGCGGACCATCGTGGAGCAGAAGGCCTGA
- the rpsG gene encoding 30S ribosomal protein S7, producing the protein MPRRGAVPQREIAPDLVHGSPLVARLINKIMQSGKKAVAERIVYRALEIVREQTGREPLEVLEEALKNVQPVLEVRPRRVGGATYQVPLEVRPSRRLSLGMRWLVQYARQRGDARTMDQKLAREIMDAASGQGGAVRRREETHRMAEANRAFAHYRW; encoded by the coding sequence ATGCCGCGGCGCGGAGCGGTGCCGCAGCGGGAGATCGCACCCGACCTGGTGCATGGAAGCCCGCTGGTGGCCCGCCTGATCAACAAGATCATGCAGTCGGGGAAGAAGGCGGTGGCCGAGCGGATCGTCTACCGGGCCCTGGAGATCGTGAGGGAGCAGACCGGGCGCGAGCCGCTGGAGGTCCTGGAAGAGGCTCTCAAGAACGTGCAGCCCGTGCTGGAGGTTCGCCCGCGGCGTGTCGGGGGCGCGACCTACCAGGTGCCCCTCGAGGTACGGCCGAGCCGCCGTTTGAGCCTGGGCATGCGGTGGCTGGTCCAGTACGCCCGGCAGCGTGGCGATGCTCGGACCATGGATCAGAAGCTGGCGCGCGAGATCATGGACGCGGCCAGCGGCCAGGGCGGCGCCGTCCGGCGGAGGGAAGAGACGCACCGCATGGCGGAGGCGAACCGGGCGTTCGCGCACTACCGCTGGTAG
- the rpsL gene encoding 30S ribosomal protein S12, translating into MPTIHQLIRKGRRSGAAKVAAPALRYVHNSRTGATVDTEGSPQKRGVCTRVYTVTPKKPNSALRKVARVRLSNLIEVTSYIPGEGHNLQEHSVVLVRGGRVKDLPGVRYHIIRGTLDAAGVTDRRQGRSKYGAKRPK; encoded by the coding sequence ATGCCGACCATTCACCAGCTTATTCGAAAGGGGCGCCGGAGCGGGGCCGCGAAGGTGGCCGCGCCTGCGCTGCGGTACGTACACAACAGCCGGACGGGCGCCACGGTGGATACCGAGGGCTCGCCCCAGAAGCGCGGCGTTTGCACCCGGGTCTACACGGTGACGCCCAAGAAGCCCAACTCCGCCCTGCGGAAGGTGGCCCGCGTGCGGCTGAGCAACCTGATCGAGGTGACCTCCTACATTCCCGGCGAGGGTCACAACCTTCAGGAGCACTCGGTGGTGCTGGTCCGGGGGGGGCGCGTCAAGGACCTCCCGGGGGTGCGCTACCATATCATCCGAGGCACCCTGGACGCCGCCGGGGTCACCGACCGGCGCCAGGGACGGTCCAAGTACGGGGCCAAGCGGCCGAAGTGA
- a CDS encoding ribosomal L7Ae/L30e/S12e/Gadd45 family protein codes for MLLTGGRDGATIPECAQSQDPPDLAAIERCFRAARRKTVGTKQTLKAIKNESPRLVLVAEDADPQVVRPILELCRERRLAVVRVASMLELGRCCGIEVGAATASVIG; via the coding sequence GTGCTGTTGACAGGGGGTAGGGACGGTGCTACAATACCGGAGTGCGCGCAAAGCCAGGATCCACCGGATCTAGCGGCCATTGAACGGTGCTTTCGAGCTGCCCGGCGGAAAACCGTCGGAACGAAGCAGACGCTTAAGGCCATCAAGAACGAGAGCCCCCGGTTGGTGCTGGTCGCGGAGGACGCGGACCCGCAGGTGGTGCGGCCCATCCTCGAGCTCTGCCGGGAACGGCGCCTGGCGGTGGTACGGGTTGCGTCCATGCTGGAGCTGGGGCGCTGTTGCGGTATCGAGGTAGGCGCCGCGACGGCCTCGGTGATCGGCTAG